In one Plasmodium falciparum 3D7 genome assembly, chromosome: 14 genomic region, the following are encoded:
- a CDS encoding CUGBP Elav-like family member 2, putative — MSYLSNMSNMNNMNNSTQQYNNENSESPYGEARMSEQCSYQMNSPYNPAPSIPIKLFVSSIPKNLTEEDIKSIFQEYGNIQDVVFIKDKKPNVNRSNVFVRMESIFYGQKAIKDLHGKRTLCETLGPLIVKFAIGELEKYGVNMNNANENEAKLFVGSLPKEITEEELRELFNRYGNVTEVYIMKNSNGISKRCAFVNYAYKEQGIFAIQNMNGKIATENAEKPIEVRFAETKNQLQEKHLFNRSLMNPLNNNMNNMDNMNNMDNMENMDNFDNNNNNNNSSYMQSHAFKNMNMDNFNRYSMNMNFNMQNNNNNQRNNNNNNNGNNNNDNNNNNNINNNNSNGNNNNNSSSNNNSPWKQYYSKEEGRPYYHNEITGETQWQKPRKIEQSFINPINMNEITGPVGANIFIFHIPNEWIQTDLLSAFSPFGNIISAHIATERDTGRNRGFAFVSYDNVDSAINAVKYMNGFLAHKKKLKVTIKKGEEQYVQALINQRNKLNSNDARRNFMENTTNA, encoded by the coding sequence atgaGTTATTTGAGCAACATGAgcaatatgaataatatgaataacagCACACAACAATATAACAACGAGAACAGCGAGAGTCCTTATGGAGAGGCAAGAATGAGTGAGCAATGTTCATATCAAATGAATAGTCCATATAACCCAGCACCATCGATACCTATTAAATTGTTTGTAAGTTCAATACCTAAAAATTTAACAGAAGAAGATATAAAATCAATTTTTCAGGAATATGGAAATATACAGGATGTTGTATTCATAAAGGATAAGAAGCCTAATGTGAATAGGTCAAATGTGTTTGTTCGTATGGAATCAATATTTTATGGACAAAAGGCTATAAAGGATTTACATGGAAAGAGAACTTTATGTGAAACCTTAGGGCCATTGATTGTTAAGTTTGCTATAGGAGAATTAGAAAAGTATGGTGTGAATATGAATAATGCTAATGAAAATGAAGCCAAATTATTTGTGGGTTCATTACCAAAAGAAATAACGGAAGAAGAATTACGAGAATTATTTAATAGATATGGAAATGTTACAGAGGTATATATCATGAAAAATAGTAATGGTATAAGTAAAAGATGTGCATTTGTTAATTATGCATATAAAGAACAAGGTATTTTTGCTATACAAAATATGAATGGGAAAATAGCTACAGAAAATGCAGAAAAACCAATTGAAGTTCGATTTGCAGAAACAAAAAATCAGTTACAAGAAAAGCATTTGTTTAATAGATCTTTAATGAAtccattaaataataatatgaataatatggacaatatgaataatatggacaatatggaaaatatggataattttgacaataataataataataataatagttccTATATGCAGTCTCAtgcatttaaaaatatgaatatggaTAATTTTAATAGATATTCAATGAATATGAATTTTAACATgcaaaataataacaataaccaaagaaataacaataacaataataatggtaataataataatgataataataataataataatattaataataacaatagtaatggtaacaataataataatagtagtagtaataataattcaccTTGGAAACAATATTATTCTAAAGAAGAAGGAAGaccatattatcataatgaaATTACAGGAGAAACACAATGGCAAAAACCCAGAAAAATCGAACAAAGTTTTATTAACCCtattaatatgaatgaaatCACAGGTCCTGTAGGTgcgaatatttttattttccatataCCAAATGAATGGATACAAACCGATTTATTATCTGCATTCTCTCCTTTTGGTAATATTATATCAGCACATATTGCCACAGAAAGGGATACAGGAAGGAACAGAGGATTTGCATTCGTATCTTATGATAATGTTGACAGTGCTATCAATGCtgttaaatatatgaatggtTTCTTAGctcataaaaagaaattaaaagttACCATTAAAAAAGGAGAAGAACAATATGTACAAGCATTAATAAATcaaagaaataaattaaatagtAATGATGCAAGAAGAAATTTTATGGAAAATACAACAAACGCATAA